A single window of Candidatus Paceibacterota bacterium DNA harbors:
- a CDS encoding nucleotide exchange factor GrpE produces the protein MNSDDTNAKKDPTVEQETDDVVIEDIEEGENSALALKKLREKLKVAVTEKQQYLDGWQRTQADFSNYKKREKEERENLIKFSNEQIILDLIPALDSFDMAMANKESWMSAPENWRKGVEYIYSQFLSILEGYGVKQTNPVGEMFSTANHEPATLIPTEKADEDGKILAVIQKGYTLNGKEVRPAKVNVGELKK, from the coding sequence ATGAATTCAGACGATACAAACGCTAAAAAAGACCCCACAGTTGAGCAGGAAACTGACGATGTTGTTATTGAAGACATCGAGGAGGGGGAGAATTCTGCTCTTGCTTTAAAAAAGCTTCGGGAAAAGCTGAAAGTCGCTGTCACTGAAAAACAGCAGTATCTTGATGGCTGGCAGAGGACACAGGCCGACTTTTCCAATTACAAAAAGCGGGAGAAAGAAGAGCGGGAAAATCTTATCAAATTTTCAAATGAGCAGATCATTCTTGACCTCATTCCTGCGCTCGACAGCTTCGATATGGCAATGGCGAATAAAGAGAGCTGGATGTCTGCACCAGAGAACTGGCGCAAAGGCGTAGAGTATATATACTCGCAATTTCTTTCAATACTCGAAGGATACGGCGTAAAGCAGACGAATCCGGTAGGCGAGATGTTTAGTACGGCAAATCACGAGCCAGCAACGCTCATCCCGACAGAAAAAGCAGACGAAGATGGTAAAATTCTTGCGGTAATTCAGAAAGGATATACACTGAACGGAAAAGAGGTTCGTCCGGCAAAGGTGAATGTGGGAGAATTGAAAAAATAA